One genomic region from Pecten maximus chromosome 5, xPecMax1.1, whole genome shotgun sequence encodes:
- the LOC117328351 gene encoding uncharacterized protein LOC117328351, which produces MGKLEFCLQLSSRIQISNSRLNGDKWMHRDLNGLQESWIHVPRLGTLVPFVHSSLRGKGVIRCPALRNDTDADILAYFQEESVPVTEVRRITSRKQGSIVNTHTFIITFSTPALPQTVTIGYQRYTVTVYIPNPLRCRNCQKYGHHEKRCRRATVCQFCGREGHTDENDCDIAGRRCVNCEGKHAASSRDCPTWGREREILRVKYTRSVSFPEARRIVESGDTTGPSYAQVTRAKKPVDSVTVKDASVQASEDRPAFGSQVPDFASSKTCKVLVGNPSRFRQKPSKPPMKQPENKQPPLPTNSTSNQNKPHRTPPSPRKHSSSQRCRSLSVPRTRHRE; this is translated from the exons ATGGGCAAATTAGAGTTCTGCCTGCAG CTTTCTTCCCGAATACAGATCAGTAATTCAAG attaaatggTGATAAGTGGATGCACCGAG ATCTAAATGGTCTCCAAGAAAGCTGGATCCACGTCCCGAGACTGGGTACATTGGTACCCTTTGTGCACAGTTCATTACGGGG CAAGGGGGTAATCAGGTGCCCAGCCCTGCGCAATGACACCGACGCCGACATACTGGCCTATTTCCAAGAGGAGAGCGTCCCGGTCACTGAGGTGAGACGGATCACATCAAGGAAACAAGGATCCATTGTCAATACACATACATTCATCATTACCTTTTCCACACCAGCACTCCCACAAACTGTCACCATTGGCTACCAACGGTACACcgtcactgtctacatcccaAATCCATTGAGATGCCGTAACTGCCAGAAGTACGGCCATCATGAGAAAAGATGTAGACGGGCGACGGTCTGCCAGTTTTGTGGCCGCGAGGGTCACACTGACGAAAATGACTGTGACATTGCCGGCCGGCGCTGTGTCAACTGCGAGGGGAAGCACGCTGCCTCCTCTCGAGACTGTCCTACCTGGGGTCGGGAGAGAGAGATCCTGCGGGTCAAATACACTCGTAGTGTCTCCTTCCCCGAGGCCAGGAGGATAGTTGAGAGTGGAGACACTACCGGGCCCTCTTATGCACAGGTAACACGAGCAAAGAAACCGGTTGACAGTGTCACAGTCAAGGATGCATCTGTCCAGGCTTCGGAGGACAGGCCTGCATTTGGCTCACAGGTCCCAGACTTTGCTAGCTCTAAGACTTGCAAGGTCCTAGTTGGGAACCCGTCACGCTTTCGTCAAAAACCATCAAAACCTCCAATGAAACAGCCAGAAAACAAACAGCCACCACTTCCAACCAACTCGACATCCAATCAAAACAAACCTCACCGTACACCTCCTTCACCAAGAAAACACTCCTCATCACAACGATGTCGCTCACTCTCTGTGCCTCGCACTAGGCACAGAGAGTGA